The window ACAGGGTAAAGTCATTGGCTTCGCTGGCGGCGCGAATAACGCCGACGGTGCGAGAGTCCTGATGGAGGATTGCTGGCCGGTGAGGGACTATTATCGATAGCGTGAACCGTGTGCGGGAAGAACGGCTTGATATGTGCGGCGGTGTGCCGTTCTTCCCGCGTTCTTTTATTCCTTGTAATTACCTGTATAGCGGCTGATGTACGGAATTAGATCCTTGCTGAGGACGCTCTTATTCTTTTCATTCCGCTGCATATGATATTCGCCACAGTCCGGTGTTATCATATCGTTGGGTTCGCTCCTCCAACAGGTACGCGAAATCATCTCTAAGCCTTATTGCCCAAAATTCCCAATATACGGGCCGTACTTAAGCTCAAAGGTACTTTTATCTTTGTTCAAGGTTTTACAGCCATTTTTCTGTCTTCTGCAGATGGCACGGAATGTGCATTCTTATAATTACATCATTAAAGGTTAATTGAAAAATCCCCTTATTTTAGGTAAGAATCACTTGTTGAGATTTAAAAAAGTATTAGAATTTTTTCAATAGAGGCATATTTCACTATTTTCGTCTGTATAAATAGATATGGAGGGAATGGAAATGGAAATGAACAAAAAGACACTTTTATTTGGCGGTTATTCCCAGTTTCCTCAGGGGACGGCGGGTCATGAGATATTTAAATACTTTGGCATCGGTTTTGTGGTTGACCCTGAGAGCGGTGAGATCGTGGAAGTCTCTTCCACGTTTCTCAGTGATCTGAGTTCCCGTTTCCTCAGTTCTGCATTTGTAGGCAAAAATATTAGGGATGGAGGTGTCGGTGCGGGCATAAAAGAATTTGAGGCGAGATATTTCTGCAAAGGTAAGAAGAC is drawn from Cloacibacillus porcorum and contains these coding sequences:
- a CDS encoding DUF3870 domain-containing protein, giving the protein MEMNKKTLLFGGYSQFPQGTAGHEIFKYFGIGFVVDPESGEIVEVSSTFLSDLSSRFLSSAFVGKNIRDGGVGAGIKEFEARYFCKGKKTIIAAIIDAEKSYLNYLAQ